The Pirellulaceae bacterium DNA segment TGTGCTCGTCGGTTTTGGCTTTAATTGCTATCGCTTGCAAACAATCGTCAGCGGACAAACAATCGATGTTCTGTGGTCCGAACCTGGCTTTGAAACGGGAAGCAAGCGTGCTTCGGGCAGCGGTATTCCGATCTTATTCCCTTTTCCAGGACGAATTAAGGGAACTCAGTTTCATTGGAATGATCGGGCGTATCCCTTGGAGGAAGGCGACGGTTGTGGCAATGCGATTCATGGCTTTGTGCACCATCGACCGTGGCGATTGATTGACCGTGGTGCGGACTTTGTCACGGCTGAATTCCAGCCATCGATTGATGATGCTCGCTTACTTGACCAGTGGCCGTCGGATTTCTTCCTGCGAGCCACCTATCGTGCCAGCAAGGCATGCCTTGCATCTCATTTCGAGGTTGAAAATCGGGGTAATGAACCCTTGCCGATGGGACTGGGAACGCACCCCTATTTTCGATTGCCACTCCAGTCCGATTCCAACGCGGATGATTGCCGTGTGCAGGTCCCCGTGTCTTCGTCATGGGAATTGATCGAGATGAATGCCACGGGGAAATGTCTCCCACTTGCGGACGCGCTCGCCTATCAGACGGGATTGAGATTCGGCGACGTCCGTTTTGACAACGTTTTTTCTGGTCTAACTGGTCGACCCGGGCAGCGAGAAGCCCAACTTCATGATTCCAACCCTGGTTGCTCGGTTCGGATTCGTTGGAGCGACGAATTTCGAGAGTTAGTCGTCTACACTCCGCCCCATCGCGAAGCGATTTGTATTGAACCGTACACCTGCGTGCCGGATGCTTTTCGACTTGCTCAGCAAAATATTAATGCGGGAGCCCGCCTGCTCCAACCAGGAGAGTCTTTCCAAGCGTCGGTCGATATTCTGATCGCAGATTCTTAGGCCTGGGAAAGAGCAATCAATGGATGAGATGCTGATCGGGCCTAAAAAAACGACCTGCCAGTGCGGCAGATCGTTTGGAATTTGTAAAGCGTTGGTTTTGGCTAGCTACTTGCTAGGTAGCTCGCCCTTTTTCAGGTGATCGCCGTAGGCTTCACCGCTTTTGCTTTTCTTTTTGGCGACCTCGTCAAATGCCTTGTCGAGTTCCTGAAGCACTTTTTCCGTTTCGGATTTGCGTGCCGCGGAGCCACCTTCCTTGCCTGCTGCTTTGATTCGCGCGTTAGCATCACCGTCAATGAGCTTTGCCAATTCGTCACCGTAGCTGTTGCGGACGGTTTTCTTTTCGCCCTTCACGTGGCATGTATTGCAACTGGCTTTCTTGAATGAATCTTTGAAAGACTCGTTGTCGCTGGGGGTGACATATTTTTTCTGGAAAGCTTTCTTAAACGGCGCGATCGCATTGGCGTTGGGGCTGATCAACGTCACAGTTGCCGCACAAGCAATGCAAACCAATAGGAATCGTTTCATCAAGGTCTTCTCCTTCAACTAATTTCCGAAAAGGCTTGGTTGCCTTTGTAGGTTACCTGTCCGAAGCGAGGTTTGCCTACGAGGGGGGAATGTCCGGAAACGAGACCCCGGACAGGGTTTCGGCTTGAAAACATCTCTTTCGTTAGTAGAATCTGCCCGGTTTTGTCTGTCAAGGAAGGAAGGGGGGCAGGTGAGCGGCGTTAATTTACTGGAATATCGCCCCGTTTCAATCGCTGGCGTGTAGCAGTCGACACAACGACCAGATTTCTCTCGGAGTTGAAGCTCTGCCTCGTCTGCCTGCGTCGTCGCCTATCTGCTATCGTGTCAAAAAATCCTCGCAAAGCGAGGCGGAGTTTCAAGGCGGATATCCCGATAATCGGTTTTCCGTTCCCTGCCGTGCGGCTGGCAGCGGCGGATAGCATAAAGAGGGCGATTTCTTGGCAGATTCAAAGGGTAATCACGACAGCGTGTTCGGCCATAAGCCTGGTCTCTTTTTACTTTTTTTCACCGAAATGTGGGAGCGATTCAGCTATTACGGTATGCGGGCCTTGTTGGTCTTGTTTCTGGTCAGTGAATTTGCAGGAGGAGGTTGGGCCTGGTCACGTGCGGACGCACTCAATCTCTACGCGATCTACACAGGGCTCGTCTATTTGACACCAATTATCGGCGGTATCGCAGCCGACAAGCTGCTGGGATATCGAGGAGCTGTCTTGTTGGGAGCTTTGCTAATGACGCTGGGACATGCGTCGATGGCATTAGAACAGGAGTCGTTTTTCTATCTTGGGCTCGCCTTATTGGTTGCAGGAAATGGCTTTTTTAAACCCAATATTTCATCGATTGTTGGTCAACTGTACGCGGATGCTGTTGAGAAAAAGGATGCCGCGTACACGATCTTCTACATGGGGATCAATGCGGGTGCATTTTTGGGGATCTTGTTGTGCGGGTATATCGGTGAAAAAGTGGGGTGGAGTTTTGGTTTTGGCCTCGCCGGGATTTTTATGGCCTTAGGAATGGTGATGTTCTATTTGGGACAATCCATTTTAGGGGGGAGTGGACAACGCGAAGTGGCAGGTGGTCAAGTTGCTGACCAGACGAATAGTGCTGAGAGCGAAGAAGTACCGGGCGTGGTTCGTGATCGGTTGATTGTCATTGCGGTGCTCTCGTTTTCAACAATCTTCTTCTGGATGGCATTCGAGCAAGCTGGCGGTTCGATGACCATTTTTGCCAAAGATTACACACAACGCGTACTGAGTGGGGGAGCCGCCACTGCATTCTTTTGGGTCAATACGGCATTGACCATCGTTCCTCTTGCGTTGGTCACTTATGTCTTACTCCGCTTCTTTGGAAGTACATTCCGTCATATACCGCTTTCAAATGTTGCCATCGGTTTAAGTTTTGTGATTATTTGGGGGCTGGCGATCTGGATGTTGAATAAAGAATTCAACATGCGAGCCTACGAGATTGCTTACAGTTCGCCCATGGCGGATCAGCAGCCTGAAAGCGTGACAACCACAGTTCGTTGGGATCGAGAGTTGGGGGATAACGAGAAAGTGTTGGTGGTTGATCTGGAGGGCAAAGGCGGTGCTGGCAAATTAAGAATCATTACGGCAGAGCAAGCCGCCGATTATGAAACGGAGTTTCCGGCAACCGTTTTGCGAGAGAAGCAAAATGAAACAGAAGTGCCTGCTTCTTGGTTTGGTATTTTGAATTCGTTTTTCATTGTTGCCTTAGCGCCGTTGTTTAGTCGGATTTGGGAGAGTAATTTAAATCCATCCGCTCCTTTCAAATTCGGGCTTGGCTTAGTTTTATTGGGGCTCGGGTTCGGTGCGTTAGCGCTTGGTTGTCTTGGCATTGATCAAGGTGCGGAAACCGCAACGGTGAGTTTGTGGTGGTTGATCATTGCTTATCTGTTCCATACGCTTGGGGAATTGTGTGTCTCTCCCGTTGGTCTGTCCTATGTCAGTAAGCTCGCGCCCATTCGCTTGGTAGGATTGATGTTTGGTATCTGGTTCGGTGCTACGGCGATTGCGAACTATTTGGCGGGCTGGACCGGCAGTTGGATCGACAAAATCTCAGATGATTATGGCCTGGTGACTTTCTTCTTGTTGTACACGGCCATTCCGATCGTTGCTGGAGTTGTGATGTGGGCGATGACGGGCTGGATCAAAAAGAAAATGCACGGCATTCACTGACGAATGCTGTGAGGTGCTGGCTGCTTTCGCCACGTTGATGTTTATTCGAGGGGGGCGACTTTGGGCAGCGGTTGACGGGCAGCGGGTCTAGAAGGGATAGAAGGGGCGCGTCTTACGTGGCACAGTTTGTTCTGGCTCCGGTAAACGGGGCAGCGTTCCTTGTTGGAAGCCGGCATCCAGGCCGTTCTGGGAGGCACCCGTTGCTGGATTTGCCTCCGTGCTCAACGCGTATTCTGCCACCCGATGTTCATGCATGGGCCGATTTTTGTCAGGCGGGTTTTGCCATTTGGCCCGTTTGAAGCGTGGTAGATTCTCTGACCAGTGGCCACGCCACATTTCAAAATTAAATGCTTCCATTTGAGTTCGATCTTGAGGCGTGAGTTTCCAGAAGACGTCGATGCCTTCATAGAAATTGCGATCGCCAAAATACTCGATTTGGGCCATCATGGCCGAGAGTCGCTGGGGTCCGCTTTGGCTGATTAGTGGTGACCAGCTCTGGGTGAGCAGAATACTGTTTTTGCAGTAGATGCTGACATCGACCAGGTAGGGATTTTCAAGTGAGCTGGTAAATTCGCCTAAGCCTTGGTCCATCACAGCGGTGACATGATCCAAATCGATCATGATTTGCTCACCGCGTCCAGGCATTTCTGCGGCGCCGCCCATGCTGACCAGCCGTTCGGTTGTCGACAACAGGCCGTTATTCCACTTGAAGCTCAGTGGGGCGGCTTGATCGGCTCGTAAAACGGTAGTTTCGCCCCGGATCACGCAGTGATTGAGGTCAATTTCGGTCTGAAGTCGTTCGGCACCCGTGATTGGATCAAGCATGTCATCGATTGCATCTGGGATAATTCGAAACACACTGACGTTGTCCAAGTTGCTAAAACGTCCGCCGTAAGAGTTACGAACGGTAATCGTGCAATGGCGGACCGTGACGATAGGACTGTTTTCAAGAGCGAACAAAGCCCATTCGCCTTCCAAGGTGTCGTTGGGAACGACTAACTCGAGATGCAGCCCGAGTAGCTTCAATTCGCCATCCGAAACCTGAACCATATCTAATGTGTCAGCGTCGCTGACGCTGAAAGCGGTGCGGAATGAGAGTACGGGGGAGTAACCATCGGCCGCTGAGATGGTTAAGACGCGATTCGGCAAACTGAATTTCATCGCATCGAGTTCAACTCGCTCATTGTGACGTAGCTCAATTTTTTCTATTGAACCATCTTCCATTGCCAGTCGTGTGGCATCGGCGAGTGTCTTAGCGGCTAGGCTGCCGTCAATGAAACGACCTTCATCAATGCTGGGGTCGACGACAATGGTTTGCTCTTCGAGTTGATTGTTGGTTGGTCGTTCTTGAGTTGCCGTTGAGGTCGGGGATATTCCGACTCGATTGAGCAGTTCGTCGAGTCTCCGCATTAAAAGTGGGCCGTCGAGTTGTGTGCTGTTTGAGTTTGCCTCGGCAGCAGTCGCCCCCTCTTCGCTTGTTGGGGGGCTGGAAGCTATGGAGCGGTTCGGGCTGGCGGTGGTTGGAGACTGAGTGGCTGCGTTATCCTTGTCCAGCAGGCTTTGTCGTCGGGCCGATTCGGGGATCGTGAAGCTCGGTTGTATACCGCTTGTGTTCCCTTGCAGCCAGATTGGATCGATGAATAAGACAAAGGTGAGTAGGAAGAGGAGAGGAACGATCCAGGGTAAATGACGTTCAACCCAGCCAATGCGTGATGGCTCGGGAGCGATGTAGATAGGGTCGCCGTGGGGCGTGGTTTGTAAGCCGAGACGTTCCCCCAGCACGAGTAAATCACCGATCAGATCACTTGGTTTTTGATACCGGTCTGCCGGGCGCTTGGAAAGCATGCGTGAAATTACCGGGATCAAATCATCGGGGAGATCAGGCCTCAGCAAACGCGGATCTGGCGGCGCTTCTCCGCTGTGACTCAGCAGTTTCTGGAGTACGGTGCCGTCTGGAAACGGTGGTCGTGCCGTCAGCATGAAAAACAAGGTGCAACCGAGCGAATAGATGTCGCTGCGAACGTCCGCCATCCGTGGGTCCCGAGCTTGTTCGGGTGAAATGTAATCGAACGTACCCAGTGTCACTCCGCTGGCGGTCAGATCGTTTTCTTCTGCCTTCATCGGTTGTAGACGTGCCAAGCCCATGTCGACGAGCTTTGCCTTGCCGCTTCGAGTTAACAGCACATTCGAAGGTTTGATGTCCCGATGGACCACTTCCCGACGCGACGCATGTTCCAAGGCTTCGGCAACTTGCAGTGTGATCTTCAGCGCGTCTTCGACCGACATGGGGCCTCGGCTGGTAATCTGATCTCGAAGATTCTTTCCCTCAATGTATTCAAAGACGATGAAATACCAACCATCATCTTCACCCACAAAGTACACGCGAGCAATATTGTCATGATCGAGTCGCGCAGCACTTTGGGCTTCGTTCTGAAAACGCTTGACTGTTTCTTCATCCCGACCTTGGTCTCGAGATAAGACCTTCACTGCAACGATGCGGTTGAGCATCGTATCGGAAGCCCGGAAAACGGCTCCCATGCCGCCGCCGCCAACGAATTCAAGTAGATCGAAATGTGCCAG contains these protein-coding regions:
- a CDS encoding aldose 1-epimerase; translation: MSVESIMIQDPEGTTSADVLVGFGFNCYRLQTIVSGQTIDVLWSEPGFETGSKRASGSGIPILFPFPGRIKGTQFHWNDRAYPLEEGDGCGNAIHGFVHHRPWRLIDRGADFVTAEFQPSIDDARLLDQWPSDFFLRATYRASKACLASHFEVENRGNEPLPMGLGTHPYFRLPLQSDSNADDCRVQVPVSSSWELIEMNATGKCLPLADALAYQTGLRFGDVRFDNVFSGLTGRPGQREAQLHDSNPGCSVRIRWSDEFRELVVYTPPHREAICIEPYTCVPDAFRLAQQNINAGARLLQPGESFQASVDILIADS
- a CDS encoding peptide MFS transporter, whose protein sequence is MADSKGNHDSVFGHKPGLFLLFFTEMWERFSYYGMRALLVLFLVSEFAGGGWAWSRADALNLYAIYTGLVYLTPIIGGIAADKLLGYRGAVLLGALLMTLGHASMALEQESFFYLGLALLVAGNGFFKPNISSIVGQLYADAVEKKDAAYTIFYMGINAGAFLGILLCGYIGEKVGWSFGFGLAGIFMALGMVMFYLGQSILGGSGQREVAGGQVADQTNSAESEEVPGVVRDRLIVIAVLSFSTIFFWMAFEQAGGSMTIFAKDYTQRVLSGGAATAFFWVNTALTIVPLALVTYVLLRFFGSTFRHIPLSNVAIGLSFVIIWGLAIWMLNKEFNMRAYEIAYSSPMADQQPESVTTTVRWDRELGDNEKVLVVDLEGKGGAGKLRIITAEQAADYETEFPATVLREKQNETEVPASWFGILNSFFIVALAPLFSRIWESNLNPSAPFKFGLGLVLLGLGFGALALGCLGIDQGAETATVSLWWLIIAYLFHTLGELCVSPVGLSYVSKLAPIRLVGLMFGIWFGATAIANYLAGWTGSWIDKISDDYGLVTFFLLYTAIPIVAGVVMWAMTGWIKKKMHGIH
- a CDS encoding serine/threonine-protein kinase, which gives rise to MNDKSSDPELPPDSQDGAGASKDSDATPPLTEHADAVEEQLPNDATIISARPPIHTQTADGQIAPRELGQTLVGRKLAHFDLLEFVGGGGMGAVFRASDTMLNRIVAVKVLSRDQGRDEETVKRFQNEAQSAARLDHDNIARVYFVGEDDGWYFIVFEYIEGKNLRDQITSRGPMSVEDALKITLQVAEALEHASRREVVHRDIKPSNVLLTRSGKAKLVDMGLARLQPMKAEENDLTASGVTLGTFDYISPEQARDPRMADVRSDIYSLGCTLFFMLTARPPFPDGTVLQKLLSHSGEAPPDPRLLRPDLPDDLIPVISRMLSKRPADRYQKPSDLIGDLLVLGERLGLQTTPHGDPIYIAPEPSRIGWVERHLPWIVPLLFLLTFVLFIDPIWLQGNTSGIQPSFTIPESARRQSLLDKDNAATQSPTTASPNRSIASSPPTSEEGATAAEANSNSTQLDGPLLMRRLDELLNRVGISPTSTATQERPTNNQLEEQTIVVDPSIDEGRFIDGSLAAKTLADATRLAMEDGSIEKIELRHNERVELDAMKFSLPNRVLTISAADGYSPVLSFRTAFSVSDADTLDMVQVSDGELKLLGLHLELVVPNDTLEGEWALFALENSPIVTVRHCTITVRNSYGGRFSNLDNVSVFRIIPDAIDDMLDPITGAERLQTEIDLNHCVIRGETTVLRADQAAPLSFKWNNGLLSTTERLVSMGGAAEMPGRGEQIMIDLDHVTAVMDQGLGEFTSSLENPYLVDVSIYCKNSILLTQSWSPLISQSGPQRLSAMMAQIEYFGDRNFYEGIDVFWKLTPQDRTQMEAFNFEMWRGHWSENLPRFKRAKWQNPPDKNRPMHEHRVAEYALSTEANPATGASQNGLDAGFQQGTLPRLPEPEQTVPRKTRPFYPF